GCGACCGTGACCTCGCCAGCCAGCACACTCAACACGATCCGCGTCCTCTTCTCCACCGGAATCGAGGGTGGTCTTCCCATGTGTCGGACTCTCCTTCAGGACTGACTCAACCGTCCTGCCACAAAGTCTGACGCGGGACAAGACCATCCGCGGCGCCACCATCCCGGTCGGCGACGCCGAGCTCACCTACACCACGTACGAACCGTACGGCGTGGTCGCGGCCATCACGCCGTGGAACTACCCGGCCTCCAACTTCGCCACGAAGGTCGCGCCGATCCTCGCGTGCGGCAACACGGTCGTGGTCAAGCCGGCCGAGCAGACGCCGCTGGTGCCGCTGGTGCCGCTGCGGCTGGCCGAGCTGGCCGACCAGGCCGGGCTGCCACCGGGCGTGGTGAACGTGGTGACCGGCGACGGCCCGACGGCGGGCGCCGCGCTTGCCGGCCACCCGCGGGTGCCGAAGGTCGCGTTCACCGGCAGCAGCGCCACCGGCAGGCAGCTGATGGCACACGGCACCACGTCGATCACGTCGTTCACGTCGTTCACGCTGGAGCTCGGCGGCAAGACCGCGTCGCTCGTGCTGCCCGAGGCGGACCTGGACGCGGCCGCCGACGCGATCGTTCATACGGCGTTCGTGAACAGCGGCCAGACCTGCACCGCCGGCAGCCGGGTGCTCGTGCACCGCGAGGCCCACGACGCGCTGCTCGAACGGGTCGGCACGCGCACCCGGGCGCTACGGGTGGGCGACCCGCGCGACGAGCGCACCCACGTCGGCGCGATCATCTCCGCCGAGCAGCTGGACCGCATCGTCGAGTACGCGGAACTCGCCAAGTCCGAGGCGACCGTCGTGGTCGGCGGCGACCGGCTGCACCCGGCGGGCTTCGAGGACGGCTGGTGGTTCGCCCCGACCGTCGTCGACGGCGTCGCACCGACGTCGCGGCTGTTCCGCGAGGAGATCTTCGGGCCGCTGCTCACCGTCACGACGTACGCCGACCTGGACGAGGGCATCGCGCTGGTCAACGACACCGAGTACGGCCTCGCCGCCACCGTCTGGGGCACCCGCCAGGACCAGGTGCGCAGAGCGGTGCGGCAGCTGGACGCCGGCATCGTCTGGGCGAACACCGTGCACCGGCTGCACCCCGCCGTGCCGTACGGCGGGCGCCGCCAGTCGGGTGTCGGGCTGGAGCTCGGCGTGGAGGCGCAGTACGAGTACATGCGGCCGAAGACGGTGTGGCAGGGCGACACCGGGTGGAGGTCACCATGGGCGTGACCGAGAACGCCGCCCCGCTGCAGACCGTCGACCGGGCGCTGCGGGTGCTGCTCGCGTTCGACGCCGACCACCAACAGTGGCGTGCCGCGGACCTGGCGCGCCACCTGGGTTGGGACAAGTCGGTGACGCACCGGCTGCTCGGCACGCTCGTGCATCGCGGCTTCCTGCTCGTCGACCCAGAGACCAGGTGCTACCGGCTCGGCATGGCGATCTTCGAGCTCGGTCAGCTCGCCGCCCGCGACAACCCGCTCCTTACGTTCGTCCGGCCACGGGTGCGCGAGCTCGCCAGGCGCACGAAGGAGACCGCGCTGTTCACCGTTCCAGACGGCGACGAGGCGCACTGCCTGGCCGCCGTCGAGGGACCCACGCCCGTCAGGTACTCCACCCAGGTCGGTGGTCGGGTGCCTGGGCACGCGGGCGCGGGCGCGAAGGTGCTCTTCGCCTGGCGCACAGAACGCGAGCAACGTGCGCTGTTCGGCCGCCGCACGCTCGCCCGGTTCACGGCCGACACCACCACCGACATCGACGCACTGCTCGCCGAGTTCGCGGAGATACGCGACACCGGTATGTCGGTCAGCAAGGGGGAGCTGGACCCGGACGTCGGCGCCGTGTCGGTGCCGGTGTGGAGCGGCACGGAGGTCGTCGGCGCGCTCAGCGCGGTCGGCCCGCTGTCGCGCGTACTCAGGGAACGACAACAACTCGTCGCGGTACTCGACGAGATCGCCACCGCCGTCACCGGTCAGCTGTCCGTAGCGCCGGCCGACTAGCAACCCAGCCGTTGCGCCCCCACCCTCTGTCCGTAGGAAGGGCTACGTCATGCAGAGTTCCGCCGCCGTAGTCATCGTCTTCGTCGCCTACTTCGCCCTCGTGCTGCTGCTTGGGCTGTACCACAGGAAGGACATCGCCACCCAGGACGACTTCTCGGTCGCCGGCCGGAAGGTCAAGCTGTGGCCGCTGATCGGCACCGTCGTCGGCACGCACATCGGTGGCGGCACGCTCATCGCCGTCACCGCGGGCTCGTTCGAGACCGGCCTCACCGCCGCGGTGCCGTTCCTGTCCGCGTACGTGTTCACCATGGTCTGGGCGCTGCTGTTCGTCCGCTACATCAGGCGGATCAGGCAGTTCACACTGCCGGACTTCTTCGTGCTCAGGTTCGGCGAACGAGTACGGGTGCCGGCCGCGGTGTTCACCATGTGCCGCTCGGTGCTGCTGACCGGCATGCAGATCCTGGCGATGGCCGGCGTGATGTCGGTCGTGCTCGGCTGGTCGATGTCGCTGTCCATGGTCGTCTCGGTGCTGGTGACGGTCGCCTACTGCCTGCTCGGCGGGTTGCGGTCGGTCATCGTCACCGACGGCCTGCAGACCGTCCTGCAGACGGTTGGCCCGATCGTGTTGCTGGTCATGCTGTTCGCGGACGTCGGCACTGCTCCGCTGACCGAGCCGACGGTGCCGCACACCTGGAGCCTGGCCGCCACCGGGTGGGGCGTCTTCTTCGGCGTGATCGCCGCGTCCGGCCCGTACTACTTCATCTACCAACCGATGTGGCAACGGTCGTACGCGGCCAAGGACGAACACCGCGTTCCGTGGCATGACCATCGGCACCGCGCTCTCCTTCGTCAGCCTGCTGCTGCCGGTGCTCATCGGTGTGCTCGCCCGCGCCGCGGTGCCGGAGGGAACGGACCCGGCACAGGCGCTGCCATACCTCTACCTGGAGCAGATGCCGACCTGGGTCGGTGCGCTCTTCGCGGTGTCGCTGGTCGGCGCCATCATGTCCGTGCTCGACTCGATGGTGCTCGACGCCACGGCGAACTTCGTCCGCGACATCTACCAGCGACGCGGCGGCGTCACCGACCAGGCGAAGCTCGTGCGTGCAGCGCGGCTGTGCACGGTCGTCGTCTGCGGCATCGGGTTGCTGCTCGCGTTCACCATCCCCGACCTCAACCAGCTGTTCGTCCTCGGCAACGGGGTGGCGACCGGCGGGTTGTTCGTCGTGGCTGCCGCGGCGTGGCTGTCCCGACGTGCCACCACCACGGGGGCGTGGTGGGCGATCGTCGGCGGCGGCTCCGCGACGGTGGCCGTAGCCGTCGCGTCGTGGGTGGTGAACGGGGACGCCGCGCTCGGCTTCTTCGGCATCACCCCGGTGTACGCGGCGTTCGGCGTCGCCGCCATCGCCATCGTCGTCGGCAGCCTGGTTTCCAGGCCAGACCCGACAGCCGACCCGGAGGCGACGCTGCTGACCAACCGGCACCAGTACGTCCCGGCGGAGCGGGAACTCACCACGACCGACAAGGAGAGGAATGCCTGAACGGATCCGGCTGGCCGTACTCGGCCTGGGATTCATGGGACAGCGGTACGCGACGATCGCCGCGGACGTCGCCGGCGCCGAGCTGACGGCCGTGTGCGACGCCGACGAGCAGCTCGCACAGCAGACGGCGCAACGTTGCGGCGCGGCCGCGTACTCCGACGTCCGCCAACTGCTCGACGCGGACGTCGCGGACGCGGTGATCGTGGCGCTGCCGGAGTCCGTCCAGGTCGCGCCCGCGGTCGCGACCGCCGGCGCGGGTCTGCACCTGTTGCTGGAGAAGCCGGTCGCGAGCACCGCGGCCGACCTCGACCAGCTGGCTGCCGGGCTCGCCGGCACACCCGGTGTGCACGCGAGCGCGCACCTGCTCCGCGCCGACCCGCGCTACGCGGCGGCCACCGATGCCGTGCACGCCGACGACTTCGGCAGCATCGTGCACATCACCACCGTCAGGCGCAGTCGGCTGCAGACCGCGCACCGGGTGGCCGGCCGCACATCGCTGCTCTACTATCTCGGGGTGCACGACCTGGACGCCGTCGCGTGGTTCGCAGACTCCCCTGTCCGCAGCGTGCACGCCGTCAGCACGCGACCGGCCGACTGGCCGCTGGACGTGGACGCGACCATTCTCGCGCTGCTCGAGTGCGCGAACGGCGCCGTCGCCCAGGTCGAGCTCACCTGGGCGCTGGCGGACGGCCGGCCACACGGCCTGCAGGCGTCCACGGTCGTGGTGGGCACCGGTGGCACCGTCGAGATCCGCGGCGGCGACGAGGTGTTGGTCGCCGGCGGCCGCGGGCAGCAGGCGGCCGACGCGCTGCACTGGCCCGAGGTCGGCGGCCGCGTGCTCGGCACGTTGCGCTACCAGGTGGAGCAGTGGGTCGCGGCGATCGCGGGTCGCGGCCGGGTCGCGGCGACCATCGAGGACGGGATGGCCGCGGCGCGCGTCGCGTTCGCCATCGAGGAGTCGCTGCGCACCGGGCAGCGCGCGCAGGTCGCCCGATGACGCCGCAGCCGAGCACCGCCTACCTGGACGCCCTCTACGCGACCACCGCGCGCCGGGTGGCCACCGCAGAGCCACTCTCGTCGCCACACGGTGGTGCGCCCGAGGCGGTGACCGCTGCGCTCGCCGCCGCGGTCACCCGTGACCTCCCCGAGCTGGTGGCACTCAGCCACGACGTGCACGACCACCCGGAGGTGGCGTACGAGGAGCACCACGCGGTCGCCGCGGTCGCGGAACTGCTGCGGCGCCACGGCCACCGGGTGGAGGTGGGCGCGTACGGGATACCCACGGCGCTGCGCGCCACGGCGGGTGGCGGCGACGGCCCGCGGGTGGCCGTCGTCGCGAAGTACGACGCGCTGCCCGGCATCGGGCACGCCTGTGGCCACAACGTCATCTGTGCCAGCGCCGTGGGTGCGTGGCTCGCCCTCGCCGAGCAGGTGGGCACGCTCGGCGGCACCGTCGAGCTGCTCGGCACGCCGGCGGAGGAAGGCGGCGGGGGCAAGGTGCACATGCTCGCCGCGGGCGCGTTCGACGGCGTGGACGCGGCGGTGATGGTGCACCCGTTCAGCTACGACGTGGCGACGCACCCGTTCCTCGGCCGCCGTGCGGTCGACGTCACGTACCACGGTGTCGCCGCGCACGCGGCCGCCATGCCGTTCATGGGCCGCAACGCGCTCGACGCCGCGGTGACCGCGTACCAGGGGGTCGCCGCGCTGCGGCAGCACCTGCCGTCGTCGGACCGGGTGCACGGGATCGTCACCGACGGCGGCCACCGGCCGAACGTGGTGCCGGCGCGTGCGGCGCTGCAGTACTACGCGCGCTCAGCCGGCCAGGCCACGCTCGACGACCTGTGCAACAGGCTGCACGAGGTGTTCCTCGCGGCGGCGGGAGCGACCGGCACCACCGCGGAGGTCGACTGGGACCCGGTGCCGCCGTACCTGCCGATCACGCACAACCACACGCTCGCCGCGCGCTGGGCGCACCACCTGGGCGACCGCGGACGCACGGTACTGCCGGACGGCGTCGTGCCGGAGACGCTCGTCGCGTCGACGGACTTCGGCAACGTGAGCGCGCAGGTGCCCGGCATCCACCCGATGCTGGCCGTCGCGCCGCCCGAGGTGTCGCTGCACACCGAGGAGTTCGCGCGCTGCGCGCGCGGCAGCGAGGGTGACCGCGGCGTGGCTGACGGCGCCGTCGGCCTCGCCTGCACGGTCGCCGACTTCCTCGCGGACGCGGAGCTACGCGCAGCCGTACGCGCCGAGTTCGACGGCGACGCCTAGATGCCCTTGCGGTCGGCCAGCGAGGGCTCGTAGTGGAACTCGTTGGCCATCACGTTGTCGGTGCCGCCGTAGTGGTTGGCCGTCGTGACGATCTTGTCGCCGACGGACAGCAGGCTGACCGCCTGGGCGTGGAACTGCCCGTCCCGCCATGAGCTCACCAGCCGGTCCAGCTCCTTGCCGGCGAGCAGCGTGCCGCTTCGCCCAGCCGCCGCCGAGCCCGTCACCATGCCCACGGCACGGCTACTGGCCTTCGCCCGGTCCTCGAAGCCGCGCGCGTTGTTGCCCACGGCCCGTAGGGCCGCGACGTTACAACTGCCCATCGTTCCCCCCTTTCGTTGCGTACACCCGGACGCTCACCACTCCCGCTGCGCCCGCCGGTCCGGCCCCGGCCGCCCGTCGCGCTCGTCGACCCGCGAGGCGAGCCGTGGCCCGGCCGAGCCACCGCCGGTCCGGCCCAGAGCACGCTCACGTTGCCCTCCGTGCGGGATGCCGTGCTGCTGTTCGTAGTCGTCGAGCAGCACGTCGGTCGGACGGTGGGTGCCGAGGGTGAAGGCGTCGCTGCCGTCCTTCGGCACGACGACCGGCGCGTTGCCCCACAGCTGGCTCATGTCGTCGCCCGTCCGCAGGTACTCCGCGGAGTTCCAGAAGAACGTGTAGCTCCAGTCGCGCTCGAGCACCTTGCGGCCGTCGATGGCGACCTCCGGTGTCTCGGGCGGCAGCTGCTGTTCCAGGTAGGCACGCGCCCGTTGGGTCGCAGTATCGATGTCCATCTCGTTGCTCCTCAGGTAGTCGGCAGGAACTTCATACTGGCGAAGTCCTCGAGGTAGGCGAGCTGCCCCGTCTGCCCGTCGATGAAGTAGATCTCGCCGTTCTTGTTCACCACGTTGAAAGCGTGCCCTGGCATGCCGTCGCGGGTGCCGAGCACGATGCCCCTTGCGCCGTCACCGGCGTTCTGCATCCTGTGGATGACCTCGCCGTACGAACCTACGTCCTCCAGCGGCCTGCCGTAGTGCTGGACGAGGTCCCGTGGGCTGGACACCTGCGAGGGCTTGGCGACCGTGGTGATGCCGGTGTCGAGCGTCATGTCGGTGGCCTTGGCGGAGTCCAGACAGTTCGTATTGTGCCCCGGGACGCCGCGGTTGAAGCGGTCGGCGTTGACGCCGAGCACCTCGCGGAAGTTCTGGGCGACCACGGCCCGCGACTCCACCGCGGTCACGGAGTTGGCCGCACGCACGCCGGCCGGCACCTTGCCGGCCGCCATCACGTTCGCGAGCGTCTGGCGCGCAGTTCGTACAAGTGCCGTCCCGGTCTTGCCGGTCAGGGTGCCGAGCTTGCCCATCGGGATGAACCACCATGCGTTCACGCCGATGAACTCGCCCCAGCGGCCCTCCTTCAGCTTGTCGAGCGCGATCAGGTCGCCCAGGTCGAACTCGTCGACCATCTGGTCCAGCTGTGCCAGTGCCTCCGGGTCGCCCTCCGACGCCCGGTGCATCACGTCGCCGAGGTGGTAGAGACCCTCGATCCCGCTCCACAGGCCCTTGAAGATCCCCCAGATCTGGCCCGGCAGACCCCACTGCTTCAGGTCGAGGTCCTCGGCCGCCCTCGTCGCCTCGGCCGCCAGCCGCTCCTGCATCTGCAGCACGCGGCCGTACTGCTCGGCGGCCTCGGTGTTCGCGTCGTCGGCCAGCTTCCGCAACCCGGGCATGCTCGTGCTGGCGAGCACCAGGTAGCTGTCCGCGATCTCGCGCAGCATCTTCGTGCAGGCTTCGTCGGCGTCGGTGGCCCGCTTGACGGCGAGCGCGATGACCTCCTGGTAACCGGTCGCCTGGTTGTACATCTGCCGTTCCAGGTGGCCCGAGACCGGCGACCCGTACTTCCTCTGCAGGTCGATGTTGTCCAGCTGTTCCTGACCGGGCGTGACGGTGCCGTCGCCGTGCACGACGAACCCGATCCGCTCCGCGAGATCGACCACCTGCTCCATGGTCTTCTTCGCCGCAGTGAGCTCGAGGAACAGCGTCATGCAGGTCGTCGCCGCGGACGTCATGTGGATCGACGCCGTGTCGAACGACTTCGCGAGCCCGTGGGTCACGTCGCCGGCCATCGGCTGTGCCGGATCCTGCGCCCAGATCGCACCGCGTTCGATCGGGAGCACCACCATCGGCACGTAGTCCCGGTACGCGACCTGCTGGCCCTGGGCGACATGCTGGAGATCCTGGCCCGCCTGGTAAAGCGCACCCGGGTTCACCGTCCGCAACGTCGCGAAGTCGGTCACGACGCCACCGCCGCGCACCCCGCACTGCCCCGATGCCTCGCCATGAACTCCCCCGTCCCCTAGCGGCGAAGCTCAGACTGTCCACGGCGCGATCGCGGTTCCCTCGGCCGCGAAAAGGCCCCGCGGTGCACACGCACCGCGGGGCCCCTCGACCGCTGCGTAGCCGGAATCAGGCGGCCGGTTGCACAGCCACGTCCATGGTCTCGCCACCGGCGGACTGCCCGGTGACCTCGATCTGGACGCCGACGCCGGCCACCTGGACGGACCCGGTCGGGTTCTGCCCCGACCAGTAGGCCTTCGGCTTGCTGTCGTCGAACACCGGCACCCCTTCGTGGGCCGGGACGTCCACGACGGTGACCTGCCAGCGCTTGCCCTTCTTGACCTCGGTGGTCAGCTTGAGCGGATCACTGTTCTCGACACCGAACGTGGCGTCGTAGGCCTGGTGCCGGTTCCGTTGCACCACCCCGTCGTTGGACGAGAACGGTCTCGGGTTCGCGTCCACCGGGAGCACGAGGCCCTTACCCGGGTGCTCGGAGGTGTTGTTGTCCTCCTGCGTCTCGTCCCAGAACGACACGAGCAGGCCGTCCTGGTACGGGTAGTGCTGCACCCAGTTCGGCTTGGTGTTCGCGTGTCCGAAATGGTACGGGCCGGTCTTCAGCGTGCTGTCGTAGTCGACGTACCGGCGGTTCTCCGCGATGTAGTACTGGCCCTTCATCTCGCTGGTCGTACCGGTCATCCGGGTGAAGCCGTTGGCCTCCCAGTCGTTCTCACCGGACTCGACGTCGTCGCTGAAGACGGTGTCGCCGCCGGCTGTCACCTCGATGTCGTCGAGGAAGAGCCCGTCCTCGTGCACCCCGCCGTCGGTGGTGTACCTGAAGCGGTACTGGATCTCCTTGCCGGCGTAGTCCGACAGGTCCCACGACAGGTCGGTCCACTTGCCCTTCGACGAGCCGGTGACTTCGTCGCCGACCTTCTCCCAGGTCTCACCGCCGTCCTCGGACACCTCGAGGAACCCGAAGTCGTAGCCCTTCTCGATGTCGTACCAGGCCTTCGTGGTGAGCTCGGCCGACTGTTTGCCGGTCAGGTCGAGTGGCCTGCTGAGGAAGTTGTTCAGGTCGTCGTCGCTGCCGCCCCACCACTCGTACTCGCCGGAGGCCGGCTTGTTGTAGTCGGTGACGACCTTCTTCTCCGGCAGCACGACGACGACCGCCTGCGGGTTGGCCGTGGTACGCGCGGCCACGCCGAGCTTGTGCGTCGACTTCTGGTCGTGCGACGCCACCTCGTAGTCGAGCCAGCCGAGCTGGAGCTTGTCCCACGCGCTCATGTAGCCAGGCGTGGTGCCGATGGCGTCCTCGCCGTGGCCGAGCCACGAGCCGCTGGACATCAGGGTCCAGAACCCGGTGCTGTTCTCGCCGCCGCCCGAGGTGTCGTAGTGGTCGGGCAGACCCAGGTCGTGGCCGTACTCGTGCGCGAACACACCGAGACCGCCGTTCTCCGGCTCGGTCGTGTAGTCGCGGACGAAGATGCCGCTGTTGCCGATCTGCGTGCCGCCGTTCTGGTTGAACTCCGGCCCGGTCGACTCGTTCGGGAAGGCGGACCAGCGGTGCGACCAGATCGCGTCCTCGCCCTGCTCGCCGCCACCGGCCTCTTCGCCCTCACCCGCGTGGATCAGCTGGATGTGGTCGATGTAGCCGTCCTTCTCGTCGAAGTTGCCGTCGCCGTCGTAGTCGAACCTGTCCCACTGGTCGAACTTGGCCAGGTACTGCTCGATCTCGGCGTCGGTCTTGCCGGCGGCCTTCTGGCTGTCGTACCAGGCCGTCGTGCAGTCCTTGACGAAGTTCCAGTAGCCGTCCGACTCGGGGATCTCGTTCGAGCCGTACCTGGCCTCGTTGTACGGCACCTTCGCCCACGCGCTGACGTCGCCGGTGACCGTGTACTTGCCGGACGACTGCTTCAGGTAGAAGTCCGCGAACGACTCGCCGGTGTTGCCGAAGAACATCTGCTTGTAGTGGTCCTGGCTGAAGTCGTCGGTCCAGTAGGTCGAGTTGTCCGTCGTGCGGTCCGGCTTGGCGATCTGGTTGTTCTCGGGACCTGCGTCCCCGCCGGTACGCGGGTCGGTCTTGTCGCCGAACTCGCACAGCAGGTTGAACAGCTGGTCGGTCTTAGGCGCCTGCATCTCGGCGTACCTGTTCTTGCCGAGCTTGACCACGCGTGAGTCGCCGCGGCGCATCAGCTTCGCGTCGCCGCGCAGCAGCTTCTCCAGTGCGGCCTTCTTGTCCGCACGGCGCTGCTTCTCCATCGCATCGGGGAGGTCGTGCTCTCGGTGCTTGTCCGGACCGGCCGCATCCTTGACCGGTGGCGGCGAGGCGGTGGCCACCCCCTGGACCGCAGTGCCTGTGAGCACGACGGCGGCCGTGACCACCAGCATGCGTCTCGCAACCTTCCTCACCGCAGGGTTCCTCCCGTCTTCGAAGTAACCGCAAGATCATGCAGGTCGTGGCCGGCAAAAACAACGCCACACGCGAGGACATACGGGCAGTCACGTCTCGCGATATGGACGGCCCACGACCGGGCCACGTCAGCATTACACATCGCAGTCGAATGGCTACTGTCTGACAGGCGTGTCCTTCAGCCGCGGGCGGCGGTCAGCTCCCTGCCGATCTCGCTGTAGACGTCGAGCTCGTTCTCCACCGGCTCGAGCACGTACTCGCGCACACTGCGCGCGATCTCGTCGCGCAACGTGCCGACCAGCTCCTCGCCGCGGCGCCGCGCGGCCTTCGTCGCGGCGGCCCGGCCAAGCGCGTGGCCGCCGAGCCCGACGAGCAGCCCACCGCCGGCGAGCACCGCGCCGAGCAGGAACCCACCACTGGTGACCGCGCCGACCACCGCGAGCACGACGCCCGCCACCATCGCGAGCAGCGCCGCCCAGTGCAGCAGGCGCAGCACCCACCAACTGGCTGGCACCTTGACGGTGGCGACGTCGGCGGCCGCGAGCACCTCGTCGATCACGTCCACCAGCTCGTCGGCGCGGGCCCGGCTGGCGGTACGTACCAGCGCCGGCCACGGTGGCGGCAGCTCCGCGGAGCTGGTGTCGGACACCGTGCGCAACGCGGCGTCCACGTGCGCCAGCAGCACGGGCGCGGCCACCGGCGCCTGCCCGGACGCCAGCCCGCTCAGCTCCTCACCGCCTGGCAACCGCAGCGACGGCGACTTGCGCAGCCGCCGGGCGAGCCAGATCGGCGGCCACGCGGTGAACGCGAGCCCGCGCCGTCTGGTGGTCGCGCTCACCGCGTCACCCAATGTGGTTACCCCGGACGAGTCCACCAGCGCGGTGAGCAGCTCGTCGCGGGCGGCGGACGCCACTCCCGCGGCCGGGCGGCCACCGTCTTGATACGCGCCCAACGCCTGGCACGCCGCCGTCACGTCCGCGAGCAGCCGGTCGGTCGCGGCCTGCCGGCTCTGCACCAGCTCGACGAGGACCGCGGTCAGCTCCTGCACCCCTGGGTCGCCGGTGGCGGACGTACGCACCACCAGCGCGTCGGGCAACCCGTCCTCCGCGAGCAGCCGCTGCAGGTCCGTCACGCAAGCGCTCACGTCCGCCTCACCCAGCCGGTCGACCTGGTTCAGGGCAACCACCACCCCGGAGTGCGCGGCCATCGGCTGCAGGAACTCCTCGTGCACGACACGGTCGGCGTACTTCTGCGGGTCGACGACCCAGACCAGCACGTCGACCACGTCGATGAGCCGGTCGACCTCCTTGCGGTGCGACTCCTCGGCGGAGTCGTGGTCGGGCAGGTCGAGCAGCACCAGTCCCGTCAGCGGGGACGGCGCGGTGTCCAGCACGGTGTCCCTCGCGACCCGGTGCTGTTCCGGCACCTCGAGCCAGTCCAACAGCTCGGTGGCACCGTCCATACCCCAAACGCACGCGTGCACCATGCCGGTCGTCGGACGCCGGCTGCCGACGGTGGAGAGGTCGATGCCGCTGATCGCGTTGAACAACGACGACTTGCCGCTGCCCGTCGACCCGGCGAGCGCGACCACCGTGTGGTCCATGGACAGCGCCCGCCTCCCCCGGGCGCGGCAGAGCACGTTGCGGGCGGCCTCGATCGCGTCGCCCGGCAGTCGGTCGGTGCCGAGCTCGGCGACCCGGGCAAGCGCATCGAGCCGGTCGGACAGTGCGTCCGCCGGCGTCGTCGGCTCACTCACTGTGGATCTGGGCCGGCAGCCGGCTCCTGACGTACCGCCTGGAGGTCGTACAGCACCTCACGGAGCTGGTCTGCGCTGTCCCGCGGCAGGTGCTGATCCCCGAGCAGCTCCCGGTACCGCGCTGCCTCGCATTCGAGTACAGCATGCATCTCCCCCTGCAGGTCCCTCCGGACGGCTGCCGTGTGCTGGCGCACCGTCTCCCCCTCGAAGGTCGCCTCGAGCAGCCTGCGCGACGCCCGAGTCGCACTCCGAGCCACCGCGACCTCGGTGCCGGCGGCCGCACCGACCGGTAACACGGCGACAAGCATGAGAATAAGCCCCAGCAGCCGTTCGTCGTAGCGCGAGCCGGGCGTCGTGTCCGTCACCTCGGTCCCGCGAACCAGCGAGATGGAGATGACCCGTTCCTGCCAGTCTGCGATCCGCTGACTCGTCTGGGCGGCCAGCGCCTCGGATGTCCCGCGTAGCGCCGGATAGTCGTGCAGCAACGCCGCGCCCGCGGGGGCGGCCGACCAGCGCGCGGTCAGCCGCTCGACCGCCTGTTCCGCGTGCGCACGGACCACCGCCTGCGCACCGTCGGCGAGCGCCTGCCGCAGCTGTTCCGCCCGGTCAAGGCTCTCGCCGGGGCCGGAACGCAACGCATCGAGCAGCTCGCCGCCGCCCACCAGCGCCCGCCACCGCGCCAGCACGTCCCCCTTCACCAGCGAGCCGTCCACGGTGGCGCTGTCGACGCCCTGTCGTGCGGACTCGAACGCCTCCTCGACCTCGGCGCGCAGCTGTCGCGCGGCGTCGTCCTGCTGCTCCGCGACGCGGATCGCCGGCACCAGCCGCTCGTCGAAGCTGTCGAGCAGACCGTGCACCGTGTCGTGCACGAGGGCGGTGCGTACCTCCTCGTCCCTGGCCACGTGGGCGAGCCAGCCACGCAGCGCCTCGATCGCATCCGGCGGCAGCGTCTTCGCCGGCGGTTCGATCTCGGGGACGACGAAGAACGGCGCGTCCCCGAGGCCCTGGGCGGCGAGCAGTTGGGCGAAGTGTTCCGTCACCTCCTGGCGTCCCGCCTCCGGGCAGCGGTCGACGACCACCGCCACGGCCACCCCGCGGTCCCGCGCCTGGTGCAGGAACGACCACGGCACCGCGTCCGCGTACCTCGCCGCCGTCGTGACGAACAGCCAGAGGTCGGCGGCACCGAGCAGCTCGACGGCGAGCGCCCGGTTCGGTTCGAC
The genomic region above belongs to Streptosporangiales bacterium and contains:
- a CDS encoding ABC transporter, which codes for MSEPTTPADALSDRLDALARVAELGTDRLPGDAIEAARNVLCRARGRRALSMDHTVVALAGSTGSGKSSLFNAISGIDLSTVGSRRPTTGMVHACVWGMDGATELLDWLEVPEQHRVARDTVLDTAPSPLTGLVLLDLPDHDSAEESHRKEVDRLIDVVDVLVWVVDPQKYADRVVHEEFLQPMAAHSGVVVALNQVDRLGEADVSACVTDLQRLLAEDGLPDALVVRTSATGDPGVQELTAVLVELVQSRQAATDRLLADVTAACQALGAYQDGGRPAAGVASAARDELLTALVDSSGVTTLGDAVSATTRRRGLAFTAWPPIWLARRLRKSPSLRLPGGEELSGLASGQAPVAAPVLLAHVDAALRTVSDTSSAELPPPWPALVRTASRARADELVDVIDEVLAAADVATVKVPASWWVLRLLHWAALLAMVAGVVLAVVGAVTSGGFLLGAVLAGGGLLVGLGGHALGRAAATKAARRRGEELVGTLRDEIARSVREYVLEPVENELDVYSEIGRELTAARG
- a CDS encoding ABC transporter is translated as MAVEPPSRRAGTGRRVRHAGQDVQGTHRRDAHLADRTAARAGDGEVRLGGEGAARARGRGGDRRRAVQPAVPRWHGAAARPGAALPRGQDRGRHRHRGRRTRAGHLVTPQRDAAQSGHRAGTICANRDGISVRIVTPACRRPAGPGILPSVSSGSSKVDEALRRLRDRFREPPFVLNVAGADAARRVCREIADQVDDYVLPRLARPDAPLLAVVGGSTGSGKSTLVNGLADRVVSSVGVLRPTTRSPVLICAAEDEPWFSDGRVLPSLPRALGEVPASGDDGVLHIVRCDTLPADLVVVDAPDFDSVVEPNRALAVELLGAADLWLFVTTAARYADAVPWSFLHQARDRGVAVAVVVDRCPEAGRQEVTEHFAQLLAAQGLGDAPFFVVPEIEPPAKTLPPDAIEALRGWLAHVARDEEVRTALVHDTVHGLLDSFDERLVPAIRVAEQQDDAARQLRAEVEEAFESARQGVDSATVDGSLVKGDVLARWRALVGGGELLDALRSGPGESLDRAEQLRQALADGAQAVVRAHAEQAVERLTARWSAAPAGAALLHDYPALRGTSEALAAQTSQRIADWQERVISISLVRGTEVTDTTPGSRYDERLLGLILMLVAVLPVGAAAGTEVAVARSATRASRRLLEATFEGETVRQHTAAVRRDLQGEMHAVLECEAARYRELLGDQHLPRDSADQLREVLYDLQAVRQEPAAGPDPQ